The Hippoglossus hippoglossus isolate fHipHip1 chromosome 19, fHipHip1.pri, whole genome shotgun sequence genome has a segment encoding these proteins:
- the map2k6 gene encoding dual specificity mitogen-activated protein kinase kinase 6: MEGGSEKEGKVFCASPPPHQSRGEMSQPKGGKRKPVLKLSKEAFEQTTPAAAPPRDLDSKACVTIGEKNFEVKADDLEQICELGRGAYGVVYKMRHVPSGLIMAVKRIRATVNTQEQKRLLMDLDISMRTVDCYYTVTFYGALFREGDVWICMELMDTSLDKFYKQVIEKGMNIPEDILGKIAVSIVKALEHLHSNLQVIHRDVKPSNVLINTQGQVKMCDFGISGYLVDSVAKTMDAGCKPYMAPERINPETNQKGYNVKSDIWSLGITMIELAILRFPYDSWGTPFQQLKQVVEEPSPQLPVDQFSPEFVDFTSQCLKKVSKERPTYTELMQHPFFTSHEAKETDVASFVKVILGD, translated from the exons gaaAGAGGAAGCCGGTGCTCAAGCTCTCTAAGGAGGCGTTTGAGCAAACTACTCCTGCCGCAGC acctCCCAGAGATTTGGATTCCAAAGCTTGCGTGACCATCGGAGAAAAG AACTTCGAGGTGAAGGCAGATGACCTGGAGCAGATCTGCGAGCTCGGCCGAGGAGCGTACGGCGTGGTGTACAAGATGAGGCACGTGCCCAGCGGCCTGATCATGGCGGTCAAG AGGATTCGTGCCACAGTGAACACTCAGGAGCAGAAGAGGCTGCTGATGGACCTGGACATCTCCATGAGGACGGTGGACTGTTACTACACCGTCACCTTCTACGGAGCCTTATTCAGAGAG GGCGACGTGTGGATCTGCATGGAGCTGATGGACACGTCCCTCGACAAGTTCTACAAGCAGGTGATCGAGAAGGGAATGAACATCCCCGAGGACATCCTGGGAAAGATCGCCGTCTCT ATAGTAAAAGCTCTGGAGCATCTGCACAGTAACCTGCAGGTCATACACAGAG ACGTGAAGCCGTCCAACGTGCTGATCAACACTCAGGGTCAAGTGAAGATGTGCGACTTCGGCATCAGCGGCTACCTGGTCGACTCCGTGGCTAAAACCATGGATGCCGGCTGCAAGCCCTACATGGCG CCGGAGAGGATCAACCCCGAGACCAACCAGAAGGGATACAACGTCAAATCTGACATCTGGAGTTTAGGAATCACAATG aTCGAGCTCGCCATCCTGCGCTTCCCGTACGACTCGTGGGGCACGCCCTTCCAGCAGCTGAAGCAGGTGGTGGAAGAACCTTCGCCCCAGCTTCCTGTCGACCAGTTCTCCCCAGAGTTTGTGGACTTCACCTCTCAGTG CTTAAAGAAAGTTTCGAAAGAGAGGCCGACGTACACAGAACTCATG CAACATCCCTTCTTCACCTCCCACGAGGCCAAAGAAACCGACGTGGCTTCCTTTGTCAAAGTCATCCTGGGGGACTGA